From the Conger conger chromosome 14, fConCon1.1, whole genome shotgun sequence genome, one window contains:
- the mbd6 gene encoding methyl-CpG-binding domain protein 6 has protein sequence MTGGSERGAGERAGSSATAQVPIGWRRTVENGAVAYISPSGTLLSSVEEVGSYLLTDGTCKCGLECPLVVHKVFNFDPGAVLLQRPQLPGKAEEDMTKLCNHRRKVVAMAALCRSMQASHGTGGPFCSMESRDLRVGPLGAREEGGWGSYSPRPRPSAQPKLSPSPTPPHPPLSFPFNGSLPLSRPNSSSRLSPRKPPPPSPNRSPFSCYGPQSSSCPSPGAGLGRAGLVGSPPPFSSSPSPCGSQDCPSPRQRSRHSSASSSSLSEQGGVGVVVLAAYPPGGTRPPCPPHSPKSLPPVSPVSRLEDMLQQYKDAPPSPLPLPQPQSNQSNFPPAQNQNHLVPPPAFASDRKSAVAASANTNAGFLGQLLSQQKQQQHVSSFPASSLLSAAAKAQLASQMSRSPSHGANANAHGASTNANAHGASTNANANAHGASTNANAHGASTNANANAHTPGANANANAQAPGANAHAPGANAHANAHAPGANANAPGGVKEAPQSKVLMSTLHSSARTPPTSHTLLIPHSSPSPSSSSSSSSSSCSSPRGPRPLLDKAAAQRRRQRRSPTVLSMLKESQLCGLRAPSEPSSSSTSHPESLPQPGPPPKQPADAQDSKRAVPTQPLSALLHLLSIQSAQTSASAGPAPGPSHAPSSPGPSLTLPAHYPAPPASLAPAHQQPQSPAHPSSPLAFPPVGVAEEMADGQNPGPVLTLGQNPSPVLTLGQNPSPVLTLGQPQDVGGQILSLLGQLTSCPPAGPLEERGPQEPNGGPTQSHSVAAGTLVTLDPRCSPAPGPALAPPPSPGEPQGALQLAESFPFMSQDQLLQLLSAHSLLAPPFLGSLPIGLWMGGGAQTQGPPQTPPPPALLNHSSQLSILPSMLGAQGDLPVSLLGLLNPGLPPPAPPPGGAPPGELGEKLQALLTASLLLPLAGLGQPLDLLLGQQPFDASGLEKGPAGAPDSSPGLLEALQSLLLPPPPPAFLSLSPALLAAALTLPDTPPSQQPLHPHPPQAPSQVTLSSPALGSSVSCASLMPSSAPDVADALTTMTGPGKAHALPPHLMPPLLAPGVLADLAALGNMGGLHSMMGAGPLLLPPMQAPGLGMPLLQGQAGGLNPLACLLNNLQLNMGPALSMGGEKPMGMHEASSPAPQDNISANQLAPEPVPNPSHALGPQPQREGAPGALLDPYSSFMDTIYTSFLQVSGRSPDPSLAPPPSVPGEGPQPSAPPPLSPRRACSLRNPDLSRLGMEAAQSPARGTPKLSEDTPSPPAPLSQRSEPPAPPAFPEQAKTDCSSAHPYGGPAHPYGGPAHPYSNGLLSEGEGRGEGPQGVNGTENHTGPEDALGERGPTVRTGGARRGRKRKQVLPREPDGSREMDTGVSEEPRATMVLQKPERSVKSKRRRVFR, from the exons ATGACGGGAGGCAGCGAGCGGGGTGCTGGAGAGAGGGCTGGCAGCAGTGCCACAGCGCAGGTTCCCATTGGCTGGCGCAGGACAGTGGAGAACGGGGCCGTGGCCTACATCAG tCCCAGTGGGACTCTCTTGTCTTCAGTGGAGGAGGTGGGATCGTATCTGTTGACTGACGGCACCTGTAAGTGTGGGCTGGAGTGTCCACTGGTTGTGCACAAG GTATTTAATTTTGACCCGGGGGCGGTGTTGCTCCAGAGGCCCCAGCTGCCGGGGAAGGCGGAGGAGGACATGACCAAGCTGTGTAACCACCGGCGGAAAGTGGTCGCCATGGCGGCGCTCTGCCGCAGCATGCAGGCCTCCCATGGCACAG GAGGCCCATTCTGCTCCATGGAGAGCAGGGACCTGAGGGTGGGGCCCCTGGGAGCtcgggaggaggggggctggggcTCTTACTCCCCCCGTCCCCGGCCCTCAGCACAGCCCAAACTcagccccagccccacccctccccacccccccctgtcCTTCCCCTTCAACGGCTCTCTCCCCTTATCCCGCCCCAACTCTAGCTCCCGCCTGTCGCCCAGGAAACCGCCCCCGCCGTCCCCAAACCGCTCCCCATTCTCCTGCTACGGGCCCCAGAG ctcctcctgcccctcccccggggCGGGCCTGGGCCGGGCAGGGCTCGTCGGCTCCCCGCCCCCTTTCTCCAGTAGCCCCTCCCCTTGTGGGAGCCAGGactgcccctccccccgccaGCGATCGCGCCACTcttcagcctcctcctcctctctctccgagCAGGGGGGCGTGGGGGTAGTGGTCCTAGCTGCTTACCCCCCGGGGGGCACCaggcccccctgcccccctcactCCCCGAAGTCCCTTCCCCCCGTCAGCCCCGTCAGCCGACTGGAGGACATGTTGCAGCAGTACAAGGacgccccccccagccccctccccctccctcagccgCAGAGCAACCAAAGCAACTTCCCGCCagcccagaaccagaaccaccTGGTCCCGCCCCCGGCCTTCGCCTCGGACCGGAAGAGCGCCGTGGCGGCTAGTGCGAACACCAACGCTGGCTTCCTGGGGCAGCTGCTGAGccagcagaagcagcagcagcacgtCTCGTCCTTCCCTGCCAGCAGCCTCCTGTCAGCGGCTGCCAAGGCCCAGCTGGCCAGCCAGATGAGCCGGAGCCCAAGTCAcggtgctaatgctaacgcccACGGGGCTAGCACTAACGCTAACGCCCACGGGGCTAGCACTAACGCCAACGCTAACGCCCACGGGGCTAGCACTAACGCTAACGCCCACGGGGCTAGCACTAACGCCAACGCTAACGCCCACACCCCCGGCGCTAATGCCAATGCTAACGCCCAGGCCCCCGGCGCTAACGCCCACGCCCCCGGCGCTAATGCCCATGCTAATGCCCACGCCCCCGGCGCTAACGCCAATGCACCCGGTGGCGTAAAGGAGGCTCCGCAGTCCAAGGTATTAATGAGCACTTTGCACAGTAGCGCCAGGACGCCTCCCACGTCTCACACCCTCCTGATCCCACACTCGtctccctccccatcctcctcctcctcctcctcctcctcctcctgctcgtcACCGCgtgggccccgccccctcctggaCAAGGCCGCCGCGCAGCGCAGGCGTCAGCGCCGATCCCCGACCGTGCTCAGCATGCTGAAAGAGTCGCAGCTCTGCGGCCTCCGAGCGCCCAGCgagccttcctcctcctctacctCACACCCAGAGAGCCTCCCCCAGCCCGGCCCGCCCCCCAAGCAGCCGGCCGACGCCCAGGACAGCAAGAGGGCGGTGCCCACCcagcctctctctgccctcctgcACCTGCTCAGCATCCAGAGCGCCCAGACCTCAGCCTctgcaggccccgcccccggccccagccacgccccctcctccccgggCCCCTCCCTAACCCTGCCTGCTCACTACCCAGCCCCACCCGCCTCACTGGCCCCCGCCCACCAGCAGCCCCAGAGCCCcgcccacccctcctccccgctGGCCTTCCCTCCcgtgggcgtggccgaggaGATGGCTGATGGGCAGAACCCGGGCCCTGTCCTAACACTGGGGCAGAACCCCAGCCCTGTCCTCACACTGGGGCAGAACCCCAGCCCTGTCCTCACACTGGGGCAGCCCCAGGACGTGGGGGGGCAGATCCTCAGCCTGCTTGGGCAGCTGACCTCCTGCCCCCCCGCCGGGcccctggaggagagggggccCCAGGAGCCCAATGGGGGCCCCACCCAGAGCCACAGTGTCGCTGCAG gCACCCTGGTGACGCTGgacccccggtgtagccccgcccccggcccggCCCTGGCCCCACCCCCGTCGCCGGGGGAACCGCAGGGCGCCCTGCAGCTGGCGGAGTCCTTCCCCTTCATGAGCCAGGaccagctgctgcagctgctctcTGCCCACTCCCTGCTGGCCCCGCCCTTCCTGGGATCCCTGCCAATTGGCCTGTGGATGGGGGGCGGGGCCCAAACCCAGGGCCCGCCCCAGACCCCACCCCCGCCCGCCCTGCTGAACCACAGCTCCCAGCTGAGCATCCTGCCCTCCATGCTGGGGGCGCAGGGGGACCTGCCCGTCAGCCTCCTGGGACTGCTGAACCCCGGCCTGCCCCCGCCGGCGCCCCCCCCGGGCGGGGCCCCCCCGGGGGAGCTGGGGGAGAAGCTGCAGGCCCTGCTCACGGCCTCCCTGCTGCTCCCGCTGGCCGGCCTGGGCCAGCCCCTGGACCTGCTGCTTGGCCAGCAGCCCTTCGATGCCTCGGGGCTGGAGAAGGGCCCTGCGGGGGCCCCAGACTCGAGCCCCGGGCTGCTGGAGGCCCTGCAGTCCCTcctgctgcccccccctccccccgccttcCTGTCCCTCAGCCCCGCCCTGCTCGCCGCGGCCCTCACCCTGCCGGACACGCCCccttcccagcagcccctgcacccccaccccccgcaggCCCCGTCTCAG GTGACCCTCTCCAGCCCTGCTCTGGGCTCCTCTGTGTCCTGCGCCTCCCTGATGCCCAGCTCTGCGCCTGACGTGGCCGACgccctcaccaccatgaccggCCCGGGCAAAGCCCAcgccctgcccccccacctCATGCCCCCCCTGCTGGCCCCTGGGGTCCTGG CTGACCTGGCAGCTCTTGGCAATATGGGCGGTCTCCACAGCATGATGGGGGCTGGACCTCTGCTGCTGCCCCCTATGCAAGCCCCCGGGCTGGGCATGCCTCTGCTCCAGGGCCAGGCTGGAGGCCTGAACCCGCTGGCCTGTCTCCTCAATAACCTGCAG CTGAACATGGGCCCCGCCCTCTCCATGGGAGGGGAGAAGCCAATGGGCATGCATGAAGCGAGTAGCCCTGCCCCTCAGGACAacatttcagccaatcagctggcGCCGGAGCCCGTGCCCAACCCCAGCCACGCCTTAGGGCCCCagccacagagggagggggcccCTGGGGCCCTCCTGGACCCCTACAGCTCCTTCATGGACACCATCTACACCTCCTTCCTGCAGGTCAGCGGGCGGTCCCCGGACCCcagcctggccccgcccccctctgtCCCAGGGGAGGGGCCCCAGCCCagcgccccgccccccctcagCCCCCGACGGGCCTGCTCGCTGCGGAACCCCGACCTGTCCCGGCTGGGCATGGAGGCGGCTCAGTCCCCCGCCCGTGGCACGCCCAAACTGAGCGAGGACACGCcctccccgcccgcccccctgaGCCAGCGCAGTgagcccccggccccccccgcCTTCCCCGAGCAGGCCAAGACCGACTGCAGCTCCGCCCACCCATACGGAGGCCCCGCCCACCCATACGGAGGCCCCGCCCACCCCTACAGCAACGGGCTGCTGtctgagggggaggggcggggcgagGGGCCACAGGGGGTCAACGGCACAGAGAACCACACAGGGCCTGAAGACGCcctgggagagagg GGGCCCACAGTCAGGACTGGGGGAGCCAGGAGAGGCAGGAAGAGAAAGCAAGT gtTGCCACGGGAACCAGATGGCTCCAGGGAGATGGACACTGGGGTTTCAGAGGAGCCCAGAGCTACG ATGGTGCTACAGAAGCCGGAGAGATCGGTAAAAAGCAAGAGGAGGAGGGTGTTCAgatag